TGTGCGGCGCACGAGCGGGCGGTCCCTGCTCGCCGCCATCGGCCTCGGGGTCGTCGCCTACGTGCTCGCCACGGCCGCCTCGCTGGTCTACCAGGCCGCCACGGGCGATCGGCAGAACATCCAGGGCGGCTACCACGCGGCAGCCGCGGGCGGCGTCCTCTGGTACCTCGCGACGGCGGTGTCGGGGTTCGTCGCCACCCCGATCGGCGAGGAACTCATCTTCCGCGGGGTGCTGGCCAACGCCCTCGGCCGCTACGGGGCGCAGGTCAGCGTGCTCGCCAGCGCCGCGGTCTTCGCGCTCGTGCACGGCATCAACCCGGTGCTGCCCGTCGCGTTCGTGGTGGGCGTCGTCAACGCCCTGCTGCTGCGCCGTACCGGCTCGGTGTGGCCCGGCATCGTCGTCCACGCCGTCAACAACGCCCTCGCCATATCGGGGCCCG
The nucleotide sequence above comes from Streptomyces sp. TS71-3. Encoded proteins:
- a CDS encoding CPBP family intramembrane glutamic endopeptidase; the encoded protein is MTDTPRTVLAQASVKRLSHPGWPEIVAGLASYAVLYAAVIVYLNHAVLPPTTAGVDEFVLSALIGLGAFVVAALLRIRRLAPFGVRRTSGRSLLAAIGLGVVAYVLATAASLVYQAATGDRQNIQGGYHAAAAGGVLWYLATAVSGFVATPIGEELIFRGVLANALGRYGAQVSVLASAAVFALVHGINPVLPVAFVVGVVNALLLRRTGSVWPGIVVHAVNNALAISGPVITALASG